The following proteins are co-located in the Citrobacter arsenatis genome:
- a CDS encoding permease, with product MNSWISMLQDAAEMFLFLAVELSLLFIVISAGVSLIRQKVPDHKIQQLMGAKKGKGYLLASLLGAVTPFCSCSTIPMLRGLLSAKAGFGPTLTFLFVSPLLNPIIVGLMWVTFGWKVTLLYAIIAAGVSVLASIVLDLLGFERHIVDHKNSASSGCTTKCDDSEASVKTSAGSSCCSTSSTQLPLKTSCCTSSANPIINLRTVKNEQNVSACCSSISSEQPAVSCCSSENLGNVNLTTNTTSGPIKLAMKDALQQFKDVLPYLLLGVLIGSFIYGFIPSEWIAAHAGADNPLAIPLSAVVGIPLYIRAEAVIPLASVLMTKGMGLGALMALIIGSAGASLTEVILLKSMFRMPMIVAFLTVILGMAILMGYLTQLLF from the coding sequence ATGAATAGTTGGATTTCTATGCTGCAAGATGCCGCAGAGATGTTTTTGTTTTTGGCCGTCGAGCTATCTTTGCTGTTTATTGTCATCAGTGCCGGTGTGAGCCTGATAAGGCAAAAGGTCCCGGACCATAAAATCCAGCAATTGATGGGGGCGAAAAAAGGAAAAGGCTACCTGCTGGCCTCGTTGTTGGGAGCCGTTACCCCTTTCTGTAGTTGCTCAACAATTCCAATGCTACGAGGGTTGTTGTCGGCGAAAGCAGGGTTTGGTCCGACACTCACTTTTTTGTTTGTTTCACCGTTGCTTAATCCCATTATCGTGGGGTTAATGTGGGTTACCTTTGGCTGGAAAGTAACTTTGTTGTACGCGATCATCGCTGCCGGTGTCTCAGTCCTTGCCAGTATCGTATTGGATTTACTAGGATTTGAACGTCATATTGTTGATCACAAAAACTCAGCATCAAGTGGTTGCACCACGAAATGCGATGATTCCGAAGCTTCGGTAAAAACGTCGGCGGGTTCCAGTTGTTGCAGCACTAGCTCGACTCAATTGCCTTTAAAAACGAGTTGCTGTACTTCATCAGCGAACCCCATAATTAACTTAAGGACGGTAAAGAACGAGCAGAACGTATCAGCGTGTTGTTCATCAATATCATCTGAACAACCAGCTGTTAGCTGTTGCAGCAGCGAGAATCTGGGCAATGTGAATCTCACAACGAATACCACCTCTGGCCCAATAAAGTTAGCTATGAAAGATGCCTTACAGCAGTTTAAGGATGTTCTGCCTTATCTTTTGTTAGGTGTATTAATAGGTTCATTTATTTATGGCTTTATCCCTTCAGAGTGGATTGCAGCTCATGCCGGAGCAGATAATCCCTTAGCCATACCGCTGAGTGCAGTTGTTGGTATTCCGTTGTATATCCGCGCAGAGGCAGTGATACCACTTGCATCAGTGCTGATGACTAAAGGAATGGGCCTGGGGGCATTAATGGCCTTGATAATCGGTAGTGCTGGAGCGAGTTTGACAGAAGTAATACTGCTTAAATCAATGTTCAGAATGCCTATGATAGTCGCTTTTCTGACAGTAATCCTGGGTATGGCCATACTTATGGGGTATCTGACCCAATTGCTTTTTTAA
- a CDS encoding thermonuclease family protein has translation MLDGDTIEVLHDSGTRSRVRLAGIDAPEKKQPFGQRSRQSLSELVSQKHVSITGEEYDRYGRLLGTVWSGQTDINAVQLQKGMAWAYRFKGQVSNSEYGKIENEAKKSRAGLWFSPSQTEPWLWRRDHQKDDK, from the coding sequence GTGCTGGATGGAGATACCATTGAAGTCCTGCACGACAGCGGAACACGCAGTCGGGTCAGGCTGGCTGGTATCGATGCCCCCGAAAAAAAACAACCATTTGGCCAGCGTTCACGCCAGTCTCTGAGTGAGCTGGTGTCACAAAAACATGTCAGTATCACAGGCGAGGAATATGATCGATATGGTAGACTTCTGGGAACTGTCTGGTCAGGGCAAACTGATATCAATGCTGTCCAGTTGCAAAAGGGCATGGCATGGGCCTACAGATTCAAAGGACAGGTTAGTAATTCAGAATATGGAAAAATAGAAAATGAGGCTAAAAAAAGTCGTGCCGGACTGTGGTTTTCCCCGTCACAAACAGAACCCTGGTTATGGCGTAGGGATCATCAGAA